The Pseudomonas triclosanedens genome has a window encoding:
- a CDS encoding HlyD family efflux transporter periplasmic adaptor subunit, protein MPDLRKAMPPLITLAVVALALILGSYAWIYYTRAPWTRDARVRADVVTLSADVSGRIIDLRVRDNQHVSKGDLLLQIDPARYELAVLHAERAVEVAQAALGQSQAAIAANQALLRQRQSEETRRRELKARSAISNEEWEKAHTDVTVAEAQLLREQANLGLAQANVNLADTALRQAHLDLERTRVLAPVNGYVTNLLTRAGDYAIAGSALVAVVDSDSFHVSGYFEETKLPRIHEGDRVRVELMSGERFDGTVESIAFAITDRENLPGSRLLANINPTYTWVKLAQRIPVRIGIDPGYAGRDRLRAGTTATVSVVESDR, encoded by the coding sequence ATGCCCGACTTGCGTAAAGCCATGCCGCCACTGATCACCCTCGCGGTGGTCGCTCTCGCCCTGATTCTCGGCAGCTACGCCTGGATCTATTACACCCGCGCGCCGTGGACGCGGGATGCTCGGGTGCGGGCAGACGTGGTCACGCTGTCGGCAGACGTTTCCGGACGCATCATCGACCTGCGGGTGCGCGACAACCAGCATGTCAGCAAGGGCGACCTGCTGTTGCAGATCGACCCCGCCCGCTACGAACTGGCCGTGTTGCACGCCGAGCGCGCGGTGGAAGTGGCGCAGGCCGCCCTGGGCCAGTCGCAGGCCGCCATCGCCGCCAACCAGGCGTTGCTGCGCCAGCGGCAGAGCGAGGAAACCCGCCGGCGGGAGCTCAAGGCACGCTCGGCGATCTCCAACGAGGAATGGGAGAAGGCCCACACCGATGTCACCGTGGCCGAGGCGCAGTTGCTGCGCGAGCAGGCCAACCTGGGGCTGGCCCAGGCCAACGTCAACCTCGCCGATACGGCACTGCGCCAGGCTCACCTGGACCTGGAGCGCACCCGCGTGCTGGCGCCGGTGAACGGCTACGTGACCAACCTGCTGACCCGCGCCGGCGACTACGCCATCGCCGGCAGCGCGCTGGTCGCAGTAGTGGACAGCGACTCGTTCCACGTCAGTGGCTACTTCGAGGAAACCAAGCTGCCACGCATTCACGAGGGTGACCGGGTGCGTGTAGAGCTGATGAGCGGGGAGCGTTTCGACGGCACCGTCGAGAGCATCGCCTTCGCCATCACCGACCGCGAGAACCTGCCCGGCAGCCGACTGCTGGCCAATATCAACCCGACCTACACCTGGGTGAAGCTGGCCCAGCGCATTCCGGTACGCATCGGCATCGATCCGGGCTACGCCGGGCGTGACCGACTGCGCGCCGGCACCACCGCGACGGTGAGCGTGGTGGAGTCCGACCGCTGA
- the pmrG gene encoding lipopolysaccharide core heptose(II)-phosphate phosphatase PmrG — MPSLPHLARRPTLAMLLLCTALTLIAWRFVQPESQAPPNPSAFQQRWTQGKVILLVRHMERCDRSNAPCLGAADGITARAGEIARVLGDTIAGYGLTSTDIYSSPLTRTAQTADLMFDHTVTRQDWLYSCKDDDMLSHIRQHKAEHRNLVLVTHSECFDRLLQNLHQDEGETPEYGETLVLFDNEARAPHIAGEIGTHDWAELRHKPNAS; from the coding sequence ATGCCTTCCCTGCCCCACCTCGCCAGACGCCCGACCCTGGCGATGCTCCTGCTATGCACCGCACTGACGCTGATCGCCTGGCGCTTCGTCCAGCCCGAATCGCAGGCCCCCCCTAACCCATCCGCCTTTCAGCAGCGCTGGACACAGGGCAAGGTGATCCTGCTGGTCCGCCACATGGAGCGCTGCGACCGCTCCAACGCTCCGTGCCTGGGCGCGGCCGATGGCATTACCGCGCGCGCCGGGGAAATCGCCCGGGTGCTGGGCGATACCATCGCCGGCTACGGGCTGACATCCACCGACATCTACAGCAGCCCGCTGACCCGCACCGCACAGACCGCCGACCTGATGTTCGACCACACTGTCACCCGTCAGGACTGGCTGTACTCGTGCAAGGACGACGACATGCTGAGCCACATCCGCCAACACAAGGCCGAACACCGCAACCTGGTGCTGGTGACTCACAGCGAGTGCTTCGACCGTCTGTTGCAGAATCTCCACCAGGATGAGGGCGAGACACCCGAGTACGGCGAAACGCTGGTGCTGTTCGACAACGAGGCCCGCGCGCCGCACATTGCCGGCGAGATCGGGACCCACGACTGGGCGGAACTCCGGCACAAGCCGAACGCGAGCTGA
- a CDS encoding mechanosensitive ion channel domain-containing protein — translation MPALLIQHPLYFAPALLLVDLLLWRLIGIGHPHWRLAARVTCFLLFSLLLFNAGMNPLRAAPWPDDLPSHMIATAVQIAWWLFAARCLTVVLGFLLVQRVGHAGRLLQDVVGALIFLVAIIASAGYVLELPVKGLLATSGVVAIVLGLALQSTLSDVFSGIVLNTTKPYQLEDWVSIDGIEGKVVEIDWRSTYLQTAQGTLAVVPNSLAAKAKVLNLSRPANLYGLSLSLTVSPRVRPRKVIEALERALGGCRPLLGSPAPTVSVRQAGPNGVEYELSGFVAAMGEKREARNQLYDLAFRHLQAAGIELLSDADLPAREHASRARALLVRSGLFDALTDNERDELAATMQRRPFRSGEVLLAAGDVSDQLLIIDTGVVSVTLPHAGQTIEAGRMGPGEVIGEAGVLSGSAWQAQFTALSDGAVYRLDKTVLAPCLEARQEIAEAMSHLLDFRQKASAALLVEQPATVPQRGLMAWLRQHAGRRYKT, via the coding sequence ATGCCCGCCCTGCTCATCCAGCACCCGCTGTACTTCGCGCCCGCCCTGCTGCTGGTGGACCTGCTGCTCTGGCGGCTCATCGGCATCGGCCATCCACACTGGCGGCTGGCGGCACGCGTCACCTGCTTCCTGCTGTTCAGCCTGCTGCTGTTCAATGCCGGGATGAATCCTCTGCGAGCCGCGCCCTGGCCGGATGACCTTCCCAGCCACATGATCGCCACCGCGGTGCAGATCGCCTGGTGGCTGTTCGCCGCGCGCTGCCTGACCGTGGTGCTGGGCTTCCTCCTGGTGCAGCGCGTCGGACACGCTGGCCGGCTCCTGCAGGATGTGGTCGGCGCGCTGATCTTCCTGGTCGCCATCATCGCCTCCGCCGGCTACGTACTGGAGCTGCCGGTGAAGGGGCTGCTGGCCACTTCCGGAGTCGTCGCCATCGTCCTCGGTCTGGCGTTGCAGAGCACCCTGAGCGACGTGTTCTCCGGCATCGTGCTCAACACCACCAAGCCCTACCAGTTGGAAGACTGGGTCTCCATCGACGGCATCGAAGGCAAGGTGGTGGAGATCGACTGGCGCTCCACCTACCTGCAAACCGCCCAGGGCACGCTGGCAGTGGTGCCCAACTCACTGGCGGCCAAGGCCAAGGTGCTCAATCTCAGCCGCCCGGCCAATCTCTACGGGCTCAGCCTGAGTCTGACCGTCAGCCCGCGGGTACGCCCGCGCAAAGTCATCGAGGCGCTGGAGCGAGCCCTCGGCGGCTGCCGTCCGTTGCTGGGCAGCCCGGCGCCGACGGTGAGCGTGCGCCAGGCCGGTCCCAATGGCGTGGAGTACGAGCTCAGTGGCTTCGTCGCCGCGATGGGCGAGAAGCGCGAGGCGCGCAACCAGCTCTACGACCTGGCCTTTCGCCATCTGCAAGCCGCCGGCATCGAACTGCTCAGCGATGCCGACCTGCCGGCACGCGAACACGCCTCCCGCGCCCGCGCACTACTGGTGCGCTCCGGCCTGTTCGACGCGCTCACCGACAACGAGCGCGACGAGCTGGCGGCAACCATGCAGCGCCGGCCATTCAGGTCGGGCGAGGTGTTGCTGGCGGCCGGCGATGTCAGCGACCAGTTGCTGATCATCGATACCGGCGTGGTCAGCGTGACGCTGCCACACGCCGGCCAGACCATCGAAGCCGGCCGCATGGGCCCCGGCGAGGTGATCGGCGAAGCCGGCGTGCTCAGTGGTTCGGCGTGGCAGGCGCAGTTCACCGCGCTCAGCGATGGCGCGGTCTATCGACTCGACAAGACGGTACTTGCGCCCTGCCTGGAAGCTCGCCAGGAAATCGCCGAAGCCATGAGCCACCTGCTCGACTTTCGCCAGAAGGCCAGCGCCGCATTGCTGGTGGAGCAGCCCGCCACGGTACCGCAACGCGGGTTGATGGCCTGGCTCAGGCAGCATGCCGGGCGCCGCTACAAGACTTGA
- a CDS encoding class I SAM-dependent methyltransferase has protein sequence MTDTRSLFTAQSDAYRAGRPTYDPALFAWLAQATPDAGLAWDCGCGSGQASTDLARHFRQVVATDINASQLAHAPRESNIDYRCEPAETTSIATASVDLTLVAQALHWFDVERFYAEVRRVSRPGALLAVISYNLLNIEPALDTLIRRLYHDIVGPYWAAERKHVETGYATLPFPFETVATPPFALEAQWGFQRLVDYLYSWSAVASYRQATGKDPVLAMRDELHAAWGQAETQAVSWPLTIRLGRVA, from the coding sequence ATGACCGATACCCGCTCGCTGTTCACCGCCCAGTCCGACGCCTACCGCGCCGGCCGTCCGACCTACGACCCGGCGCTCTTCGCCTGGCTCGCCCAGGCTACGCCAGACGCTGGCCTGGCATGGGATTGCGGCTGCGGCTCCGGGCAGGCCAGCACCGACCTGGCGCGGCATTTCCGCCAGGTGGTGGCCACCGATATCAATGCCAGTCAACTGGCACACGCGCCGCGTGAATCGAATATCGACTATCGCTGCGAGCCGGCGGAAACCACATCCATCGCGACCGCTAGCGTCGATCTCACCCTGGTCGCCCAGGCACTGCACTGGTTCGATGTCGAGCGCTTCTATGCCGAGGTCCGACGCGTTTCGCGCCCCGGCGCGCTGCTGGCGGTGATCTCCTACAACCTGCTGAACATCGAACCGGCGCTGGACACGCTGATCCGCCGCCTCTACCACGACATCGTCGGACCTTACTGGGCAGCGGAGCGCAAGCACGTCGAGACCGGCTACGCCACGCTGCCATTCCCGTTCGAGACGGTCGCCACGCCGCCGTTCGCCCTCGAAGCGCAGTGGGGTTTCCAGCGGCTGGTGGATTACCTGTACAGCTGGTCGGCTGTGGCCAGCTACCGCCAGGCCACCGGCAAAGACCCGGTGCTGGCAATGCGCGACGAACTCCACGCTGCCTGGGGCCAAGCGGAAACCCAGGCAGTGAGCTGGCCGCTGACCATCAGGCTGGGACGGGTAGCCTGA
- a CDS encoding SH3 domain-containing protein — protein MHYRVIHSHRSEFPQPITFARGAPLAVGERYTGAEAWDDWYFCTTPGQAGGWVPSQVFRLTGDGVGEALEDYTARELDVDIGERLLGTRQFGGWVWCSRVEGEESGWVPLECLRADA, from the coding sequence ATGCACTACCGAGTCATTCATTCGCACCGCAGCGAGTTTCCCCAGCCGATCACCTTCGCCAGGGGCGCGCCGCTGGCTGTCGGCGAGCGCTACACGGGCGCCGAGGCATGGGACGACTGGTACTTCTGCACCACGCCAGGGCAGGCGGGCGGCTGGGTGCCGTCGCAGGTCTTCAGGCTGACCGGAGACGGCGTCGGCGAGGCCCTGGAGGACTACACTGCCCGCGAGCTGGACGTGGACATTGGCGAGCGCCTGCTCGGCACCCGCCAGTTCGGCGGCTGGGTATGGTGCAGCCGGGTGGAAGGCGAGGAGTCCGGATGGGTTCCCCTGGAGTGCCTGCGGGCTGATGCCTGA
- a CDS encoding response regulator transcription factor yields the protein MERALVYVVDDDQGMLDSTLWLLESVGLKALPFTSGREFLDACPADGHACVLLDVRMPGLGGLAVQEEMRRRGIELPVIFVSGHADVPIVIRAFKAGAVDFIEKPYNEQLLLDSVQQALSSRERQHASRASLGELKERLDALTPRERDVFLPLVRGYTNREVAEQLDISVKTVDLYRARVMKRMQAGTLSDLVGMAIAAGLVDPLQLRPEQMPAAAP from the coding sequence ATGGAACGGGCGTTGGTGTACGTGGTGGACGATGATCAGGGCATGCTCGATTCGACGCTCTGGCTGCTGGAGTCGGTCGGGCTGAAGGCACTGCCGTTCACCAGTGGCCGCGAATTCCTCGATGCCTGTCCGGCGGACGGCCATGCCTGCGTGCTGCTCGACGTGCGCATGCCGGGCCTGGGCGGATTGGCCGTGCAGGAAGAGATGCGCCGGCGCGGCATCGAGCTGCCGGTGATCTTCGTCAGCGGCCATGCGGACGTGCCGATCGTGATTCGCGCGTTCAAGGCCGGCGCGGTGGATTTCATCGAGAAGCCCTACAACGAACAATTGCTGCTCGACAGTGTGCAGCAGGCGCTCAGCTCCCGCGAGCGCCAGCATGCCTCGCGCGCCAGCCTCGGCGAGCTGAAGGAGCGCCTGGACGCACTCACGCCACGGGAGCGCGACGTGTTCCTGCCGCTGGTGCGCGGCTACACCAACCGGGAAGTCGCCGAACAACTGGACATCAGCGTGAAGACCGTCGACCTGTACCGCGCCCGGGTAATGAAGCGCATGCAGGCCGGTACGCTGTCCGACCTGGTCGGTATGGCCATTGCCGCCGGGCTGGTCGATCCGCTGCAATTGCGCCCGGAGCAGATGCCCGCGGCCGCGCCCTGA
- a CDS encoding PAS domain S-box protein, with translation MSLLNTLVRLVREQAPVAVQADALQRLCLEREGVERALYVGWQPRSHSYEALAGVSRLPPGSGDPLQANDQALMERLRGLTVLPLAELMGVSCWLGGRLRRAGWSEGLALVLPLGAGGHGLLLVECHNRDADIWLGWVGELLGEVFALAHRAKRTAPLLSADPEPALMLNEAGVLDDCNHALRQLLAEFPAAQASDLLPSNHAQLVRTCLEQARSVREVTGEREGRQFLWSFIPDPSERQVLVRGREITAQLREQREAARASRLYRQIIENTTDLISRRTLDGLLLDVSPASWTLLGYWPEELRGKELAPMLHQQDRQRVAERTRDALIQDGYATLTYRLRHRDGHYLWFETASRAIRETYTGSVMEVVSVSRDITARVEAEENLRRVAEVVEANTDLVLFVDPAGRVTYLNPSARCALGLGEEALPESLAGVLDDGLLASLQRDGWDIARRDGVWSADGRLRAGEGRRPLPVSLVLLAHRGVGGERYYSLVARDMTEHELRENQQRRHQDELAHTARLVTLGELASGIAHEMNQPLAAVMNYASASLRYLQSLDTQPDAAQRVERGLQQIVEHTSRASEVIRRLRAFLRKGQRRMQALDLNELVRTSQGLCAWEAASGKVAIVEALTENLPPIYADRVLLEQVLLNLLRNAIEANRERHAGEPSRILIGSRLEDDGQLCVWVEDEGPGASGDALQQMFTPFFTSKPDGLGLGLSMSRGIVEGFGGTLDARAADTGGLCLECRLPAGGKG, from the coding sequence CCTTGCAGCGGCTGTGCCTCGAACGCGAAGGCGTGGAACGCGCGCTGTATGTCGGCTGGCAGCCGCGCAGCCACAGCTATGAAGCGCTGGCCGGAGTCTCGCGCCTGCCGCCGGGAAGCGGCGATCCTCTTCAGGCCAACGACCAGGCCCTGATGGAGCGTCTGCGGGGGCTGACCGTGCTGCCGCTCGCCGAGCTGATGGGGGTCTCCTGCTGGCTCGGCGGGCGCTTGCGGCGCGCGGGCTGGAGCGAGGGGCTGGCGCTGGTCCTGCCGCTGGGCGCTGGTGGCCACGGCCTGTTGCTGGTCGAATGCCACAATCGCGATGCGGATATCTGGCTGGGCTGGGTCGGCGAGCTGCTTGGGGAGGTCTTCGCCCTTGCTCATCGGGCGAAGCGCACCGCGCCGCTGCTGAGTGCCGATCCCGAGCCAGCGCTAATGCTGAACGAGGCAGGCGTGCTGGACGACTGCAATCACGCACTGCGCCAATTGCTCGCCGAGTTCCCTGCCGCGCAGGCCAGCGACCTGCTGCCCAGCAACCACGCGCAACTGGTGCGTACTTGCCTGGAGCAGGCGCGTTCGGTACGCGAAGTGACCGGGGAACGGGAAGGGCGGCAGTTCCTCTGGAGCTTCATTCCCGATCCGTCCGAACGGCAGGTGCTGGTGCGCGGCCGCGAAATTACCGCGCAGTTGCGCGAACAGCGAGAAGCCGCCAGGGCGAGCCGCCTGTATCGGCAGATCATCGAGAACACCACCGACCTGATTTCCCGGCGCACCCTCGATGGTCTCCTGCTGGATGTTTCCCCCGCATCCTGGACGCTACTCGGCTACTGGCCGGAGGAGCTGCGCGGCAAGGAGCTGGCGCCGATGCTTCATCAGCAGGACCGCCAGCGTGTCGCCGAGCGGACCCGCGACGCTCTGATACAAGATGGCTACGCGACCCTGACCTACCGCCTGCGCCATCGTGACGGCCACTACCTGTGGTTCGAAACAGCCAGCCGTGCGATCCGCGAGACTTATACCGGCAGTGTCATGGAGGTGGTCAGCGTGTCCCGCGATATCACTGCGCGGGTCGAGGCCGAGGAAAACCTGCGACGAGTCGCCGAGGTGGTGGAGGCGAATACCGATCTGGTGCTGTTCGTCGATCCGGCCGGCCGCGTCACCTATCTCAATCCCTCGGCGCGGTGCGCTCTTGGTCTGGGCGAGGAAGCGCTGCCGGAGTCCCTAGCCGGGGTGCTCGACGATGGCCTGCTGGCATCCCTGCAGCGTGATGGCTGGGACATCGCCCGGCGCGATGGTGTGTGGAGCGCGGACGGTCGGCTGCGGGCCGGCGAAGGGCGGCGACCACTGCCGGTTTCCCTGGTATTGCTGGCCCATCGTGGCGTCGGCGGAGAGCGCTACTACTCGCTGGTGGCCCGCGACATGACCGAGCACGAACTGCGTGAGAACCAGCAGCGCCGGCACCAGGACGAACTGGCCCATACCGCGCGCCTGGTCACCCTGGGCGAACTGGCCTCGGGTATCGCCCACGAGATGAACCAGCCGCTGGCCGCCGTGATGAACTACGCCAGCGCCAGCCTGCGCTACCTGCAATCTCTCGACACCCAGCCGGATGCCGCGCAGCGTGTGGAGCGCGGGCTGCAGCAGATCGTCGAACATACCTCCCGTGCCTCGGAAGTCATCCGCCGCCTGCGGGCCTTCCTGCGCAAGGGCCAGCGGCGCATGCAGGCGCTGGATCTCAATGAACTGGTGCGCACCTCGCAAGGCCTGTGCGCCTGGGAAGCGGCGAGCGGCAAGGTAGCCATCGTCGAGGCGTTGACGGAGAATCTGCCGCCGATCTATGCCGACCGGGTGTTGCTGGAGCAGGTGCTCCTGAACCTTCTGCGCAACGCCATCGAGGCCAACCGCGAGCGCCATGCCGGCGAGCCTTCGCGCATCCTCATCGGTAGCCGCCTGGAGGATGACGGGCAGCTTTGCGTGTGGGTCGAGGACGAAGGGCCGGGTGCCAGTGGCGATGCGCTGCAACAGATGTTCACGCCGTTCTTCACCAGCAAGCCGGATGGCCTGGGGTTGGGACTTTCGATGAGCCGCGGCATTGTCGAGGGGTTCGGCGGAACGCTGGATGCCCGCGCGGCGGACACCGGCGGCCTGTGCCTGGAGTGCCGGCTGCCGGCGGGGGGCAAAGGGTAA